TCTCGCCGACGCACTCATCGAACTTGCCACGGTTCGAGCGCCGGCTTTGCCGGCGCAACCTGTTCCTGGGGGAGGTTTCGGAAGGGGGGCGGAGCCCCCCTCCGAGTCTCCTAGTGCCGTTCCAACTTGTTGATACTAAATCTGTCCACGAACGACGTACACGGTGCCTTCCTAGGCGCGAATAGTTGGAACGGCACTAGCGGAGGGTGACGTAGGAGGGGAACTGGCGCTCGGTGCTCAGACGCTCGGCCATCTCGCGCGCCTCCTCGCGGGAGGCGAACGCTCCGACGCGGACGCGATAGCGCGCGCCGGCGACTCCGTCCAGCTCGGCGACGTACGCCTCGTGGCCGACGTCGGCGAGCATGGCGCGCATCGCCTCCGCCTGCGCGCGTGTCTTGAACGCGCCGACCTGGATCGTGAAGCGGCGGTCGGCCGCGGGCCCGGGCTCCGGAACTGGCGGCTCCCCGCTGGGCGCCGGGGGCGCCTCGGGCTTGGGCGCTTCCGCCTTCTTCGGCTTCGGTACGGGCGGCGGCGCCGTCAGCGGCGCGGTCAGCTCCTGATAGAAGGTGAGCAC
The Candidatus Methylomirabilota bacterium genome window above contains:
- a CDS encoding SPOR domain-containing protein, producing the protein MKRRPPESHRVGSFLVILGFVAVLGVAFGAGVVAGRHWPRLLPSLGSGATVRAEREAAARREARLGERARASEPAPVLTFYQELTAPLTAPPPVPKPKKAEAPKPEAPPAPSGEPPVPEPGPAADRRFTIQVGAFKTRAQAEAMRAMLADVGHEAYVAELDGVAGARYRVRVGAFASREEAREMAERLSTERQFPSYVTLR